A stretch of the Papaver somniferum cultivar HN1 chromosome 6, ASM357369v1, whole genome shotgun sequence genome encodes the following:
- the LOC113291387 gene encoding uncharacterized protein LOC113291387: MSGLTEKLISPQQAAYIKGRNIHEQVLLASEMVNEMKFKRRGGNVGIKLDISQAYDLVSWDFLTKVLLKYGFSESWCEWLIILSRISVLVNGGPCGFFFVGRGLRQGDPLSPILFVLMEDVLSRNISALVEIGEMQPMVMKNGIHPTHLFFADDVFIFCNGGKKSLKNLFKLLDEYQAISGQIINKNKSKLFVDGTSHIRRQLISNMLHMEVEKFPDKYLGVYLAPGKVTSAMIWHVIVEVLQSKLATWKGNLISFHDRLVLVKSVFCSLSIYNMLVYRWPSSVIKICEKLIRNFSWTGDGDIRKFKTLSWKKDCTLYEEGGLGIKRLKVVNQSLLMKLMWRILNSDEERELFLSAKFQNRYGQWTSNWRQSTIWKGLKWAWNALKDDIRWKIGDGSHISVWFDIWLGENPLINDIGYIDYVKQNIGLKVNALFSEGQWNIPVELQSCISNHLLPAVHGGGDIRLWNADKNGTFSTHSAVERIRYHELVLSWTKYVWQHFIHHSIANNVWKLQQEVYVDDTIMVNRGFEIVSICCICCADQDNMNHTLWECEFSVAVWDWLNMVFGFSRPHSFAEVCQVAKHKGKMVKQMWMTAACATMKELWFQRIIHQVHEGSYRMTH; the protein is encoded by the exons ATGAGTGGGCTTACGGAAAAGTTAATATCTCCTCAGCAAGCAGCTTATATCAAAGGAAGAAACATACATGAGCAGGTTTTACTTGCTTCTGAGATGGTCAATgagatgaaattcaaaagaagggGAGGCAATGTAGGGATTAAGCTTGATATTTCTCAGGCCTATGATTTAGTAAGTTGGGATTTTCTTACTAAAGTTCTTTTaaaatatggtttttctgaatcTTGGTGTGAGTGGTTAATCATTCTTTCAAGGATTTCTGTGTTAGTTAATGGAGGCCCAtgtggatttttttttgtagGGAGAGGCTTGAGACAGGGTGATCCACTCTCTCCAATTCTCTTTGTTCTGATGGAGGATGTTTTAAGTAGAAACATTtcagctttggtggaaataggtgagatgcAACCAATGGTTATGAAGAATGGAATACATCCTactcatctgttttttgcagatgatgtattCATATTCTGTAATGGAGGTAAGAAGAGTCTTAAGAATTTGTTTAAACTACTAGATGAATATCAAGCTATTTCTGGTCAGatcattaacaaaaataaaagcaaGCTATTTGTGGATGGTACTTCACATATAAGAAGACAATTGATTAGTAACATGTTACACATGGAAGTAGAAAAATTCCCTGACAAATATTTGGGGGTATATCTTGCTCCAGGAAAAGTTACATCTGCAATGATTTGGCATGTTATAGTTGAAGTGCTTCAAAGCAAATTGGCAACATGGAAAGGTAACTTAATATCTTTTCATGATAGATTGGTGCTAGTTAAATCTGTTTTTTGTAGCTTATCTATCTATAACATGTTAGTTTATAGATGGCCTTCCTCTGTGATTAAGATATGTGAAAAACTTATAAGGAATTTCTCGTGGACTGGAGATGGAGATATAAGAAAATTCAAAACTCTTTCTTGGAAAAAAGATTGTACCCTTTATGAGGAAGGTGGTCTAGGTATTAAAAGACTCAAAGTTGTCAACCAATCATTGTTAATGAAGCTCATGTGGAGAATTTTAAATTCAGATGAAGAACGAGAACTCTTTTTATCtgccaaatttcaaaatagatatGGCCAATGGACTTCAAATTGGAGACAATCCACAATTTGGAAAGGACTGAAATGGGCATGGAATGCTTTAAAAGATGATATCAGATGGAAAATTGGGGATGGATCACACATTTCAGTTTGGTTTGATATTTGGTTGGGGGAAAATCCATTGATAAATGACATTGGTTATATAGATTATGTCAAGCAAAATATTGGTCTGAAAGTGAATGCACTTTTTTCTGAAGGTCAGTGGAACATTCCAGTTGAACTGCAATCTTGTATCTCCAATCATCTTTTGCCTGCAGTTCATGGTGGTGGTGATATAAGATTATGGAATGCTGATAAAAATGGTACCTTCTCAACTCATTCTGCAGTTGAAAGAATAAGATATCATGAACTAGTTTTATCATGGACAAAATATGTTTGGCAGCATTTTATTCATCATAGTATTGCCAACAATGTATGGAAGTTGCAACAAgaagtatatgtagatgatactATTATGGTGAATAGGGGTTTTGAAATAGTTTCAATATGCTGCATTTGCTGTGCAGATCAAGATAATATGAATCATACTCTCTGGGAGTGTGAGTTCAGTGTTGCAGTTTGGGATTGGTTGaatatggtttttggattttcaaggcCTCATTCATTTGCAGAAGTTTGTCAGGTAGCCAAACATAAAGGTAAAATGGTTAAACAGATGTGGATGACAGCTGCTTGTGCTACTATGAAAGAGCTGTGGTTTCAGAGAATCATTCATCAAGTGCATGAGGGTAGTTACAGAATGACA CATTGA